From a single Nicotiana tabacum cultivar K326 chromosome 8, ASM71507v2, whole genome shotgun sequence genomic region:
- the LOC107831654 gene encoding uncharacterized protein LOC107831654, with product MFDPRKQTPNDDWEPLNFGFEVSKKHGNWTNNDNGEGIQFRIQEMKEHEDGGAESGDSSPPLWQNSPPISPVHHSINYRSLSPSSRAQAIARGQWELMEMVKNMPESCYELSLKDLVEQPTTATQVKNCLMNKEKNQVVQHRVKIKRQESSNMNKKKKNQMMKSRSLDNGGLFLKMVSPVPLRSKRKTNTTNKVSPKLEECENSSKSLEKDWWKKRFSSSSESGSSRNRSSGSTSSSSTNSRNNSNRKRKGFLSSCWSRLCFSKSISAG from the exons ATGTTTGATCCAAGAAAACAAACACCAAATGACGATTGGGAGCCTCTAAATTTTGGTTTCGAAGTATCAAAAAAGCATGGCAATTGGACTAACAATGATAATGGAGAAGGGATTCAATTTAGAATTCAAGAAATGAAAGAACATGAAGATGGTGGTGCTGAATCTGGTGATTCATCACCACCCTTATGGCAAAATAGCCCTCCAATAAGTCCAGTTCATCATAGTATAAATTATCGGTCACTTTCGCCGAGTTCTAGAGCTCAAGCCATAGCTAGAGGCCAATGGGAACTAATGGAAATGGTTAAGAACATGCCTGAATCTTGTTATGAGCTTTCTTTAAAGGATCTTGTTGAGCAGCCCACTACAGCCACTCAAGTAAAAAATTGCTTAATGAATAAGGAGAAAAACCAAGTTGTGCAGCATAGGGTGAAGATAAAGAGGCAAGAGAGTAGCAAcatgaataagaagaagaagaatcaaaTGATGAAAAGTAGAAGTCTCGACAATGGAGGGCTATTTCTGAAGATGGTTTCCCCTGTTCCTTTGAGatcaaagagaaaaacaaatacaaCTAATAAAGTTTCTCCTAAGCTTGAAGAGTGTGAAAACTCTTCAAAAAGTTTGGAAAAAGACTGGTGGAAGAAGAGATTTTCTAGTTCAAGTGAGAGTGGTAGTAGCAGAAATAGAAGCAGTGGCAGCACTTCTAGCAGTAGCACTAATAGCAGAAATAACAGCAACAG GAAAAGGAAAGGATTTTTAAGCAGTTGTTGGTCAAGGTTATGCTTCAGCAAAAGCATATCGGCAGGATGA